From a single Meles meles chromosome 21, mMelMel3.1 paternal haplotype, whole genome shotgun sequence genomic region:
- the ITPRIPL2 gene encoding inositol 1,4,5-trisphosphate receptor-interacting protein-like 2, giving the protein MSVHYTLNLRVFWPLVTGLCTALVCLYHVLRGSGGARAESPDGPDGGFPLLKIAVLLLLGYILLRCRHAVRQRFLPGSLRLGSHSTFSPGHFPEPSLGILLESYYEHELRLSPHVLGHSKAHVSRIVGELVRAGRARGSPGPIPGGALALAFRGDFIQVGSAYEQHKIRRPDGFDVLVPLRLPPLVALEPRSLGAEAALAPAFHGCFVCALKAPPGASGSHWLRDCKPFTDGFCVDVLGRRHLSAPLVLRWFQAHLQRSLATVRYSLEGRCRVSLTSGGLEQPPTLHILPCRTDYGCCRLSMAVRLIPAVHLGDGVFLVAPPPSPSPVGPLSELPGGLRTDALWGVNTARQEQKLLCWVQERAPPGACYLKCLQLLKALRDLGARGLDPAATAQWGRILSSYMLKTVLLAVLLREGAPAQGWDEAHLCERLEELVQFLRDCLLRRQTLFHCVLGPGGAAAEVGPLPKVLREAAPVDLLAAFDRQARELAASRLLSTWRRLPQLLRVYGGPRYLDRCPPPRSQRAQGFPEDQP; this is encoded by the coding sequence ATGTCGGTGCACTACACCCTCAATCTGCGCGTCTTCTGGCCCCTGGTGACCGGCCTCTGCACTGCCCTTGTGTGCCTCTACCATGTCCTCCGGGGGAGCGGGGGCGCCCGGGCCGAGTCCCCCGACGGTCCGGACGGCGGCTTCCCGCTGCTCAAGATAGCCGTCCTGCTCCTCCTCGGCTACATCCTCCTGCGCTGTCGCCACGCAGTTCGGCAGCGCTTCCTCCCAGGGTCTCTTCGCCTGGGGAGCCACTCCACCTTCTCTCCTGGACACTTCCCAGAGCCGAGTCTTGGCATCTTGCTGGAGAGTTACTACGAGCACGAGTTGCGCCTGTCCCCGCACGTGCTGGGCCACAGCAAGGCGCACGTGAGCCGAATCGTGGGCGAGCTGGTGCGGGCTGGCCGCGCCCGGGGGTCCCCTGGCCCCATCCCCGGCGGGGCGCTGGCCTTGGCCTTCCGTGGAGACTTCATCCAGGTGGGCAGCGCCTATGAGCAGCATAAAATCCGGCGGCCCGACGGCTTCGATGTGCTGGTGCCCCTGCGTCTCCCGCCGCTGGTGGCGCTCGAGCCCCGGAGCCTGGGCGCGGAGGCCGCGCTGGCCCCAGCCTTCCACGGCTGCTTCGTGTGCGCCCTCAAGGCGCCGCCGGGGGCCTCAGGGAGCCACTGGCTCCGGGACTGCAAACCCTTCACCGACGGCTTCTGCGTGGACGTGCTCGGGCGGCGTCACCTCTCTGCCCCGCTGGTGCTGCGCTGGTTCCAGGCGCACCTACAGCGCTCCCTGGCCACCGTGCGCTACAGTCTGGAGGGGCGTTGTCGGGTCAGCCTGACCTCGGGCGGCCTGGAACAGCCTCCCACCCTGCACATCCTGCCCTGCCGCACCGACTATGGCTGTTGCCGCCTGTCCATGGCAGTGCGTCTCATCCCCGCTGTGCATCTGGGTGATGGCGTTTTCCTCGTGGCACCACCACCGTCACCCTCACCTGTCGGGCCCCTGTCCGAGCTCCCGGGAGGCCTGCGCACGGACGCACTGTGGGGTGTGAACACAGCTCGACAGGAGCAGAAGCTGCTGTGCTGGGTGCAGGAACGGGCCCCTCCAGGTGCCTGCTACCTCAAGTGCCTGCAGTTGCTTAAAGCTCTGCGAGACCTGGGCGCCCGCGGGCTGGACCCGGCGGCCACTGCCCAGTGGGGACGCATCCTGTCCTCATATATGCTCAAGACAGTGCTGCTGGCGGTGCTGCTGCGTGAGGGGGCTCCTGCTCAAGGCTGGGACGAGGCACACCTTTGCGAGCGGTTGGAAGAATTAGTGCAGTTCCTTAGGGACTGCCTGCTGCGACGCCAAACACTCTTCCACTGCGTCCTGGGCCCTGGTGGGGCAGCTGCCGAGGTGGGCCCCCTGCCCAAGGTACTGCGTGAGGCCGCCCCAGTTGACCTCCTGGCTGCGTTCGACAGGCAAGCCCGGGAACTTGCTGCATCGCGGTTGCTGTCCACCTGGCGAAGGCTGCCCCAGCTTCTCCGGGTCTACGGGGGTCCTCGCTACCTTgacaggtgccccccaccccggagTCAGCGGGCACAGGGGTTCCCTGAAGATCAGCCATAA